One window of the Chryseobacterium camelliae genome contains the following:
- a CDS encoding efflux RND transporter periplasmic adaptor subunit: MDTKIVKKKSKLKFIIIILISVLVLSVFGWYFLNQKKTYNVKTEDITIDEVTYGKFEDMLMLTAQTQSLHSSLVNVLEGGAVKEIFAEDGQMLVKGQPIAQVYNPNTEFNYLNQETGIMQQISQMRSSLLELKNQEFNQDKEVLQSQNDYNTALQTYNLQKRLYDAEIGKKTDYDVAMQNLNYQKQRKSIVEKGAYNEKASRNSQMAAINSSVSQMEKSLNILRSNKNNFLVMAPASGRLSSFTLSPGQNLTTGESIGKIDLMDGYKLVAKVDEYYINKISSGIKGTLDNNGKEYEVIITKILPEVKDGQFSVELNFIAAQVPGLKIGMTFGVKLKLSADVQSLMIPKGNFYKDTNGKWIFVVKGSKAERRTISVGRENPMYYEVVSGLKQGEKVITSDYAELKKYELLDIQKQN, encoded by the coding sequence ATGGATACGAAAATAGTAAAAAAGAAATCCAAATTAAAATTTATCATCATTATTCTGATTTCTGTTTTAGTCCTATCGGTTTTCGGGTGGTATTTCCTTAATCAGAAAAAGACCTACAATGTAAAGACTGAAGATATAACTATTGATGAGGTTACCTACGGCAAATTTGAAGACATGCTGATGCTCACGGCACAGACCCAGTCGCTGCACTCATCGCTGGTCAATGTCCTGGAAGGAGGTGCCGTAAAAGAAATTTTTGCAGAGGACGGGCAAATGCTGGTAAAAGGACAGCCCATTGCACAGGTGTATAATCCCAATACGGAATTCAACTACCTGAATCAGGAAACGGGAATTATGCAGCAGATCAGCCAGATGAGAAGTTCACTCCTTGAACTGAAGAACCAGGAATTCAATCAGGACAAAGAAGTATTACAGTCCCAGAATGATTATAATACAGCTTTGCAGACATACAACCTCCAAAAAAGATTATACGATGCAGAAATCGGGAAAAAAACGGATTATGATGTAGCCATGCAGAACCTGAATTACCAGAAACAAAGGAAATCCATTGTAGAAAAAGGGGCATACAATGAAAAGGCCTCAAGAAACTCCCAGATGGCAGCCATTAACAGCTCGGTCAGCCAGATGGAAAAGAGCCTGAACATTCTGCGCTCCAATAAAAATAATTTCCTGGTCATGGCACCGGCTTCCGGAAGGCTTTCCTCTTTCACCCTTTCACCCGGCCAGAACCTGACCACCGGTGAGAGCATCGGGAAGATAGACCTGATGGACGGCTATAAGCTGGTTGCAAAAGTGGATGAATATTACATCAATAAAATCAGCAGCGGAATAAAGGGAACGTTGGATAATAATGGAAAAGAATATGAGGTCATCATCACCAAGATCCTTCCGGAAGTTAAAGACGGACAATTCTCCGTAGAGCTTAATTTTATTGCAGCTCAGGTTCCGGGCCTGAAAATCGGGATGACGTTCGGGGTTAAATTAAAATTATCTGCCGATGTACAAAGCCTGATGATTCCGAAAGGCAACTTCTACAAAGATACCAACGGAAAATGGATTTTTGTGGTCAAAGGTAGTAAGGCAGAAAGGAGAACCATCAGCGTGGGAAGGGAAAACCCCATGTATTATGAAGTGGTATCGGGTCTGAAACAGGGTGAGAAAGTAATTACCTCAGATTATGCCGAACTGAAAAAATATGAACTATTGGATATTCAAAAACAAAATTAA
- a CDS encoding DUF1016 domain-containing protein, whose amino-acid sequence MPINTFKDPYVLDFLGLTNGYLEKDIETAILSELEKFILVPYRNKRTF is encoded by the coding sequence ATGCCGATCAATACTTTCAAAGATCCTTATGTTCTGGATTTTCTCGGCCTTACGAACGGCTATCTGGAAAAAGATATTGAAACGGCTATCCTCAGTGAGCTTGAAAAGTTCATCCTGGTCCCTTATAGAAACAAGAGAACGTTTTGA
- a CDS encoding MFS transporter → MSDVTIIKAKRATQYIFLVCGLALSSWAPMVPLAKDRLQLNEAELGLLLLLLGGGALVTMPLSGFFISRVGSRKVILISVLLTAWLLPCLLVIADVYLMGVAVFAFGCGIGTIDVAMNSHGVQVQNAYKKPIMSSLHGLFSVGGLLGSVGLGFLIKAGLDPLFAAVTISAVLVALLTFQFRNLLGYTSEKEITGKFSHINESEAATSRFQWLNASVLLLGMMCFIAFLSEGAVLDWSAILLRDHKNVSAEFSGTGYAAFSVAMAVMRLTGDSLVSKLNSKTVVVGGSLIAAAGVVILIFSPWIAGSLAGFILLGIGAANIVPVFFSEGGRIDGLSPAVTIPVISTMGYAGQLAGPALLGFIAHHFSLNIAFEIIALLFVIVAVLYTFRK, encoded by the coding sequence ATGTCTGATGTTACAATTATAAAAGCAAAACGGGCAACCCAGTATATTTTTCTGGTTTGCGGCCTTGCTTTGTCCAGCTGGGCCCCGATGGTTCCGTTAGCAAAGGACCGTCTTCAGCTGAATGAAGCGGAACTCGGACTGTTACTATTGCTCCTGGGAGGCGGGGCTTTAGTTACCATGCCTTTATCTGGATTTTTTATCAGCAGAGTTGGAAGCCGGAAAGTGATTCTTATTTCCGTACTGCTTACTGCATGGCTTCTTCCCTGCCTGCTGGTGATTGCGGATGTATACCTGATGGGCGTCGCAGTCTTCGCATTCGGATGCGGAATCGGCACCATTGATGTAGCAATGAATTCCCATGGCGTGCAGGTGCAGAACGCTTATAAGAAACCGATTATGTCTTCATTGCACGGGCTGTTCAGCGTGGGAGGGCTGTTAGGATCTGTAGGGCTCGGTTTTTTGATTAAAGCAGGCTTAGATCCCCTGTTTGCAGCGGTTACCATTTCCGCTGTATTGGTTGCCCTGCTGACTTTCCAGTTCAGGAATCTGTTAGGCTATACTTCTGAAAAAGAAATTACCGGAAAATTCTCCCACATCAATGAAAGTGAAGCAGCAACGAGCCGTTTTCAATGGCTGAATGCATCGGTATTGCTGTTGGGAATGATGTGTTTCATCGCCTTTCTTTCCGAAGGAGCGGTGCTGGACTGGAGCGCAATCCTCCTGAGGGACCATAAAAATGTCTCTGCAGAATTTTCAGGAACAGGATATGCCGCATTTTCCGTGGCCATGGCAGTCATGAGGTTAACCGGAGATTCCCTGGTCAGCAAACTGAACAGCAAAACGGTTGTTGTCGGCGGCAGCCTGATCGCAGCTGCGGGCGTCGTTATTTTGATATTCAGTCCATGGATTGCAGGATCACTTGCAGGATTTATTTTACTCGGCATTGGCGCAGCGAATATAGTCCCTGTTTTTTTCAGTGAAGGAGGCCGTATTGACGGGTTGTCGCCTGCTGTAACCATTCCTGTAATTTCTACGATGGGATATGCCGGCCAGCTGGCGGGGCCGGCACTTTTAGGGTTTATTGCCCATCACTTTTCTTTGAACATTGCCTTCGAAATCATAGCTTTGTTATTTGTAATCGTAGCCGTACTCTATACATTCAGAAAATAA
- a CDS encoding ABC transporter permease encodes MLNNWLKIAFINYKKNWLSTLINLFGLTIGLTGFMLILMHWNDEESYELWNPKKNTIYAFQQYNKKDNTYGPSISYPIADRAAKVIPEIKDYILFSGAGIGFKMTTKNKTVYQKDGMAVSGSFFNFFPFRLVSGSFKDALKNEHSLALSVKAAKNLFGKTNVAGERVIFDHKNYIITAVYELPEGNSAIKPEFVMLAYEQLKNDKEGWGNYNYGCFFMLDKDADTEAVQEKLMKDVFEYRAKMNAQGSGVTPQKYLELYGPQGSLLTPLDRMKLHGKAYWFGTGDLKTMMILFGLSVLIVILSAINFINLKTAQASQRAKEIGVRKAIGSTRLNLTLQFLLETFLICFTSYIVSLALTELILPGFNKFFNKEIVMNDWHIYVYSLAMILTVTLISGLIPALYLANFKAIETLKGNFARSRHGIWLRNGILTLQLIISSFFIIGGLIVNSQVKYMMNKDLGYNGKQVFLVSFSENSAQPWLNYERIKNEMKKIKGVDDVSFGEAVAGSYRYSNSNMDYKDKIIYAQHGSMDYNYLQFMGVKLLKGRWLNPELASDTINNVLVNETFVKQFGWTDDQAFTNEFRPGFDDKPYKIVGIVKDFNVKSLKSEVEPMIFFHYRATSWKRYNLYNIQLKLKADDIPGTVKRIKKYWETKAEPGYPFESYFIDKEFAKTFETYQKQQTLFSILNAMVLMVALLGLFALSSLMIEQKLKDVAIRKTLGASDGTLVFGLTKQFLRITLIAVLISMPISYYLMNEWLKDFAYRIDMPASPFILSMVILLILTFAVVSIKAYQATKVNLVKYLKYE; translated from the coding sequence ATGCTCAACAACTGGCTCAAAATCGCATTCATCAATTATAAAAAGAACTGGCTTTCCACACTGATCAATCTGTTTGGACTCACCATCGGACTCACCGGGTTCATGCTCATCCTGATGCACTGGAATGACGAAGAATCCTATGAACTGTGGAATCCGAAGAAAAATACCATTTATGCATTCCAGCAGTATAATAAAAAAGACAATACCTACGGTCCGAGCATTTCTTATCCGATTGCAGACCGTGCAGCAAAAGTGATTCCTGAGATTAAGGATTATATTTTATTCAGCGGTGCGGGAATAGGTTTTAAAATGACAACCAAAAACAAAACGGTCTATCAGAAGGATGGAATGGCAGTATCCGGAAGCTTTTTCAATTTTTTCCCATTCAGACTGGTATCCGGAAGTTTCAAAGATGCTTTAAAAAATGAGCATTCCCTTGCGCTTTCTGTCAAAGCAGCAAAAAATCTTTTTGGCAAAACAAACGTTGCGGGAGAGCGTGTAATATTTGATCATAAAAATTACATTATTACTGCGGTCTATGAATTGCCGGAAGGGAACAGTGCCATAAAACCGGAATTTGTCATGCTGGCTTATGAACAGCTTAAAAATGACAAGGAAGGCTGGGGTAATTACAATTACGGATGCTTCTTTATGCTGGATAAGGATGCAGATACAGAAGCCGTTCAGGAGAAACTAATGAAAGATGTTTTTGAGTACCGGGCCAAGATGAATGCACAGGGATCCGGAGTTACCCCTCAGAAATACCTGGAACTGTACGGTCCGCAGGGAAGCTTGCTGACTCCCCTCGACCGGATGAAGCTTCACGGAAAGGCGTACTGGTTCGGCACCGGAGATCTTAAAACGATGATGATCCTTTTCGGCCTTTCTGTTTTGATTGTGATTTTGTCTGCCATTAACTTCATCAACCTTAAAACAGCGCAGGCTTCCCAGCGTGCGAAAGAAATCGGCGTAAGAAAAGCAATCGGAAGTACGAGGCTAAACCTTACCCTTCAGTTCTTACTGGAAACGTTTTTAATCTGCTTTACTTCCTATATTGTATCGCTGGCGTTAACAGAACTCATTTTACCGGGCTTCAACAAGTTTTTCAACAAAGAAATTGTGATGAATGACTGGCATATTTACGTGTATTCACTGGCAATGATTTTAACGGTAACGCTGATTTCCGGGCTGATTCCTGCCCTGTATCTGGCCAATTTCAAAGCCATTGAGACGCTGAAAGGAAATTTCGCCAGAAGCAGGCATGGCATCTGGCTGAGAAACGGGATCCTGACTTTACAGTTAATCATATCTTCATTTTTCATCATTGGCGGTTTAATTGTAAATAGCCAGGTAAAATACATGATGAATAAGGACCTTGGGTATAACGGGAAGCAGGTTTTTCTGGTGTCGTTCAGTGAAAACAGTGCTCAACCCTGGCTGAACTACGAACGCATTAAAAATGAAATGAAGAAAATAAAAGGCGTGGATGATGTCTCTTTTGGAGAAGCGGTTGCCGGAAGTTACCGTTACAGCAATTCCAATATGGACTACAAGGATAAAATAATCTATGCACAGCACGGGTCTATGGATTATAACTACCTGCAATTCATGGGAGTTAAACTTCTTAAGGGACGCTGGCTGAATCCGGAACTGGCATCAGATACCATCAATAACGTTCTTGTTAACGAAACTTTTGTAAAACAATTCGGATGGACGGATGATCAGGCTTTTACCAATGAATTCCGCCCGGGCTTTGACGATAAGCCCTACAAAATTGTAGGAATTGTAAAAGATTTTAATGTTAAAAGCCTGAAATCTGAAGTAGAACCCATGATTTTCTTCCATTACCGTGCAACATCCTGGAAACGATACAATCTGTACAATATCCAGCTGAAACTGAAAGCAGATGATATACCGGGCACCGTAAAAAGAATCAAAAAATATTGGGAAACTAAAGCAGAACCCGGTTATCCGTTTGAGTCATACTTCATCGATAAGGAATTTGCCAAAACCTTTGAAACCTATCAGAAACAACAGACCCTGTTTAGCATCCTGAATGCCATGGTTTTGATGGTAGCGCTGTTAGGACTGTTCGCTTTGTCTTCATTAATGATTGAGCAAAAGCTGAAAGATGTTGCCATCCGGAAAACGCTTGGCGCGTCAGACGGAACCCTGGTTTTCGGACTGACGAAGCAGTTCCTCCGAATCACGCTGATTGCCGTTCTTATCAGCATGCCCATCAGCTATTACCTGATGAATGAATGGCTTAAAGATTTTGCCTACCGGATTGATATGCCTGCATCCCCGTTTATCCTGAGCATGGTTATATTACTGATCCTGACTTTTGCAGTCGTAAGCATCAAAGCATATCAGGCCACTAAAGTAAACCTGGTAAAATACCTGAAATATGAATAA
- a CDS encoding sensor histidine kinase, which produces MNKQYIYTYLFMILAVACGILAFHFYQQNQWISGFLFIMIGVGCIILSQASALAYVHKTEKLLSAIQKKDFSLFPGREGNALADHAVKLYYQSKEEHLSLSSYRILYEEILNQLEIGLMILSEKENAWEVFYVNPVFLETLQIPKYNFWALYENKMPGFYNIIEETGYENSQDFFDISINENTKQSYSLRTKKVQSARHRFCIISLESVQKIIEQKERLAWNNLMKVISHELLNTLTPVNSLIQNLEYIVNQDTIDQEDQQDMKESLMIINAKSRQLLNFVDDYRQVAELPKPVFKTISLKAVVESALLFLKPEFEKNKISTVDVLENHLISADEKMIERCLINLYLNAMYAVSEQDEKTIKTEIKILNNRVVLSVEDNGSGIQKEIHDKIFLPFFTTRSRGSGIGLTLSKSIIEAHKGYLNYKPLEQGSRFEIWFIE; this is translated from the coding sequence ATGAATAAACAATACATTTACACCTATCTTTTTATGATCCTCGCTGTTGCCTGCGGCATTCTGGCGTTTCATTTTTATCAGCAGAATCAATGGATCTCTGGCTTTCTTTTCATCATGATTGGTGTTGGATGCATCATTCTTTCACAAGCCTCGGCTCTGGCTTACGTTCATAAGACTGAGAAACTGCTTTCAGCCATTCAGAAAAAAGATTTTTCCCTTTTTCCGGGGAGGGAAGGAAATGCTCTGGCGGATCATGCTGTGAAGCTGTATTATCAAAGCAAAGAAGAACATCTTTCACTGTCATCGTACAGGATCTTGTATGAGGAGATTCTCAACCAGCTTGAAATAGGGCTTATGATTCTTTCAGAAAAAGAAAATGCATGGGAAGTCTTTTACGTAAATCCTGTTTTTCTGGAAACCCTTCAGATTCCGAAATACAATTTTTGGGCATTGTACGAAAACAAGATGCCCGGTTTTTATAACATTATCGAAGAAACCGGCTATGAAAATTCCCAGGACTTTTTTGATATTTCAATCAATGAAAATACGAAACAGTCCTATTCTTTACGGACTAAAAAAGTGCAGAGCGCCAGGCACCGGTTCTGTATCATCAGCCTGGAATCTGTCCAGAAAATCATAGAACAGAAAGAAAGGCTGGCCTGGAACAACCTGATGAAAGTAATTTCCCATGAGCTTCTGAATACCTTAACGCCGGTCAACAGCCTTATTCAGAATCTGGAGTACATCGTTAACCAGGATACCATAGATCAGGAAGATCAGCAGGATATGAAGGAAAGCCTCATGATCATTAATGCGAAGTCCAGGCAGCTATTAAATTTTGTGGATGATTACCGTCAGGTGGCAGAGCTTCCCAAACCGGTTTTTAAAACCATTTCACTGAAGGCTGTTGTAGAATCTGCTTTACTGTTCCTGAAACCTGAATTTGAAAAAAATAAAATCAGTACAGTCGATGTCCTTGAAAACCATTTGATTTCCGCGGACGAAAAGATGATAGAGCGCTGCCTGATCAATCTTTATCTCAATGCCATGTATGCCGTTTCAGAACAGGATGAAAAAACGATTAAAACAGAAATTAAGATCCTCAATAACAGGGTCGTTTTGAGTGTGGAAGATAATGGCAGCGGAATTCAGAAAGAAATTCACGATAAGATATTCCTTCCTTTTTTTACTACCCGAAGCAGAGGGTCCGGAATCGGGCTTACGCTGAGTAAGAGCATTATTGAAGCCCATAAAGGATACCTGAATTATAAACCCCTGGAACAGGGAAGCAGGTTTGAGATCTGGTTTATAGAATAA
- a CDS encoding ABC transporter ATP-binding protein encodes MINITNLSKIYKTEDVQTNALNNVTMNIKEGEFVAIMGPSGCGKSTFLNILGLLDSASSGSYQFAGTETAGLSEKKKSDLRKKNIGFIFQNFNLIDELTVYENIELPLIYNGISSSERKKRVEEIMDKINIAHRAKHYPQQLSGGQQQRAAVARALVTKPKLILADEPTGNLDSSNGNEVMNLLAELHREGSTIAMVTHSSYDAGYASRIVNMKDGEIFSEELAEQRKDVFEKADAKNFE; translated from the coding sequence ATGATCAATATTACAAACCTTTCCAAAATCTATAAGACTGAAGATGTTCAGACCAACGCACTTAACAACGTCACCATGAACATCAAAGAAGGCGAATTCGTGGCCATCATGGGTCCTTCGGGATGTGGGAAATCCACTTTTCTCAATATCCTCGGATTGCTGGACAGCGCATCTTCAGGCTCCTACCAGTTTGCCGGTACAGAAACAGCAGGACTGAGTGAAAAGAAAAAGTCTGATCTCCGCAAGAAGAACATCGGCTTTATCTTCCAGAATTTTAATCTTATTGATGAGCTTACCGTGTATGAAAACATAGAACTTCCTCTCATCTACAATGGAATTTCTTCTTCAGAAAGGAAAAAACGTGTAGAGGAAATTATGGATAAAATCAATATTGCCCACCGGGCCAAACATTATCCCCAGCAGCTCTCCGGAGGCCAGCAGCAACGGGCTGCCGTAGCCCGGGCACTGGTGACAAAGCCCAAACTGATTCTCGCTGATGAACCTACCGGAAACCTCGACAGCTCCAATGGAAACGAAGTGATGAACCTGCTTGCGGAACTCCATCGGGAAGGCTCTACCATTGCCATGGTTACCCACTCTTCTTATGATGCCGGATACGCCTCAAGAATCGTCAATATGAAAGACGGGGAAATCTTCTCCGAAGAACTTGCCGAGCAGAGAAAGGATGTGTTTGAAAAAGCGGACGCCAAAAATTTTGAGTAA
- a CDS encoding sigma-54-dependent transcriptional regulator → MRKKEAHILIVDDDEDILFSARIWLKKFFAEVSCLSQPKNLVKFLSEHQIDAVLLDMNFRKGFENGQDGLYWMQEIKALEPDLPIILMTAYGEVELAVEALKNGASDFILKPWNNEKLYASVNLAVDISRKNKKLNQWENVSIKTNQYQLETQSGMMKEVMEQIERVAATDANVLLLGENGTGKYVLAEHIHELSERKNQPFVHIDLGSLSESLFEAELFGYKKGAFTDAHQDYAGKIENAQNGTVFLDEIGNLPLHLQTKLLSLIQNRKLSRIGESKERMLDVRFIFATNENLRKAVSENRFRKDLYYRINTVELQVPALRDRQEDIPSLADYFLEKYRQKYHKPELFVNEILISELKNYSWPGNIRELDHCIERSVILSRENDFRLLMPQDEESEKAVLNLNLEEMEELLIKKALKKHRGNISLAAEDLGLSRAALYRRMEKFQL, encoded by the coding sequence ATGAGAAAAAAGGAAGCCCATATTTTAATTGTAGATGATGACGAAGATATCCTGTTCTCGGCAAGGATCTGGCTCAAAAAATTCTTTGCGGAGGTAAGCTGCCTCAGTCAGCCTAAAAACCTGGTGAAATTTTTATCGGAACATCAGATAGATGCTGTTCTGCTGGATATGAATTTCCGGAAAGGCTTTGAAAACGGACAGGACGGATTATACTGGATGCAGGAAATCAAAGCTTTGGAGCCGGATCTTCCGATTATTCTTATGACTGCTTACGGTGAAGTGGAACTCGCGGTGGAAGCGCTGAAGAACGGTGCTTCCGATTTTATCCTCAAGCCCTGGAATAACGAGAAACTCTATGCATCCGTCAATCTTGCCGTTGATATTTCCCGGAAAAACAAAAAACTCAACCAATGGGAGAATGTCAGCATTAAAACCAATCAGTACCAGCTGGAAACCCAATCCGGCATGATGAAAGAAGTGATGGAACAGATTGAGCGCGTTGCTGCAACCGATGCCAACGTTCTGTTGCTGGGGGAAAACGGAACCGGAAAATATGTACTCGCGGAGCACATTCATGAATTATCGGAGAGAAAGAACCAGCCTTTTGTCCATATTGATTTGGGAAGCCTTTCTGAAAGCCTTTTTGAAGCAGAACTCTTCGGATATAAGAAAGGAGCCTTTACAGATGCCCATCAGGATTATGCCGGAAAAATCGAAAATGCACAGAACGGAACGGTTTTCCTGGATGAAATCGGGAATCTTCCGCTTCATCTTCAGACGAAGTTGCTGAGCTTAATTCAAAACAGAAAATTATCAAGGATAGGAGAGAGCAAGGAAAGGATGCTGGATGTACGGTTTATTTTTGCAACGAATGAAAACCTCAGAAAAGCTGTTTCCGAAAACCGTTTCCGGAAAGACCTGTACTACAGGATCAACACGGTAGAGCTGCAGGTACCGGCATTACGTGACCGGCAGGAAGATATTCCGTCCTTAGCGGATTATTTTTTAGAAAAGTACCGACAGAAATACCATAAGCCCGAGCTGTTTGTAAATGAAATCCTGATTTCAGAATTAAAAAATTATTCCTGGCCTGGAAATATCCGCGAGCTTGACCACTGCATCGAAAGAAGCGTGATCCTGTCCCGGGAGAATGATTTCCGGCTGCTGATGCCGCAGGATGAAGAATCAGAAAAGGCCGTCCTGAATCTCAATCTTGAAGAAATGGAAGAACTCCTGATTAAAAAAGCATTGAAGAAACACCGCGGCAACATTTCTCTGGCAGCAGAAGATCTGGGCCTGTCGAGGGCAGCTTTGTACAGGAGGATGGAAAAATTCCAGCTGTAA
- a CDS encoding SOS response-associated peptidase family protein: MCYNFNNKKVSLQKAVEDLNAEGYDEEEFTLHGSVNAFNRQAVPDIPVIVNHHGIVLMNTFWGVQQHPDAPTKGKNLQSENTHTFYRKIEQNRCLIPASSYFEYKTVPVPGKKTPVKVKHEMFWNHKAQFYIAGYFDVYADGNLGFGLVTTLPNPVQAEIHNRMIITLDAKRGKEFLDRAPIEEFQYPHYSPDLYYENLEPEKVPHTLF, from the coding sequence ATGTGTTACAATTTTAACAATAAGAAAGTTAGCCTTCAAAAAGCGGTCGAAGATTTAAATGCTGAAGGATATGATGAAGAGGAATTCACACTTCACGGCAGCGTGAATGCGTTCAACCGGCAGGCTGTACCGGATATTCCTGTTATTGTCAATCACCATGGGATTGTATTGATGAATACATTCTGGGGCGTACAGCAGCACCCGGACGCGCCTACAAAAGGCAAAAACCTGCAGTCTGAAAATACACATACTTTTTACCGCAAAATAGAGCAGAACAGATGCCTGATTCCTGCTTCATCGTATTTCGAATACAAAACCGTACCGGTTCCCGGAAAAAAGACACCTGTTAAAGTGAAACATGAAATGTTCTGGAATCACAAGGCACAATTTTATATCGCAGGATATTTTGATGTGTATGCTGACGGTAATTTAGGTTTTGGGCTCGTAACCACGCTTCCTAATCCGGTACAGGCGGAAATCCATAACCGGATGATCATTACACTGGATGCAAAGAGGGGCAAAGAATTCCTGGACCGCGCGCCTATCGAAGAATTCCAGTATCCTCATTATTCACCGGACCTGTATTACGAAAACCTGGAACCGGAAAAGGTACCCCATACTCTGTTTTAA
- a CDS encoding DeoR/GlpR family DNA-binding transcription regulator — MLKEERFEIILKELNKKKKIKFEDLALRLHVSEDTVRRDIDILHRNGLLSKARGGAILREKDPLTFHDRTSFLTKEKDIIAMKTQQFLKNGMTVFMDGGTTVCAVVAHMPLDINLRIITNNYSVVPIIEKFNHVELILLGGNYERDLAVTSGLTTCYEVSKYIADMFIMGTCAIHPEFGITSVSLTDGETKKMMVQSSKTTIALASRNKLNQSEAFKVCETNRISTLITDLSSDDSELDSFRKSGIRIV, encoded by the coding sequence ATGCTGAAAGAAGAACGTTTTGAAATCATCCTTAAGGAACTGAATAAGAAAAAGAAGATCAAGTTCGAGGACCTGGCCCTCCGGCTTCACGTTTCTGAGGATACCGTACGCCGGGATATCGATATTTTACACCGCAACGGCCTTTTATCCAAAGCCAGGGGCGGGGCCATTCTCAGGGAAAAAGATCCGCTTACCTTTCATGACCGCACCTCATTCCTGACGAAAGAAAAAGACATCATTGCAATGAAAACACAGCAGTTCCTGAAAAACGGAATGACTGTTTTTATGGATGGAGGCACAACGGTATGTGCAGTCGTTGCCCATATGCCTTTAGACATCAATCTCAGGATCATTACCAATAACTATTCGGTTGTTCCTATTATTGAAAAGTTCAACCATGTAGAACTGATTCTTTTAGGCGGAAATTATGAACGCGACCTGGCTGTCACTTCAGGATTAACCACCTGCTATGAGGTCTCCAAATATATTGCAGATATGTTCATTATGGGAACATGTGCCATACACCCTGAATTTGGAATTACTTCCGTCTCCCTCACAGACGGGGAAACAAAAAAAATGATGGTACAGTCTTCAAAGACAACCATCGCACTGGCAAGCCGTAACAAGCTTAATCAAAGTGAGGCTTTCAAAGTCTGTGAAACGAACCGGATCAGCACTTTAATTACGGATCTCAGTTCGGATGATTCTGAGCTTGATTCTTTCAGGAAATCAGGAATTCGGATTGTTTAG
- a CDS encoding VOC family protein codes for MNIEHVAIWVDDLESMREFYVTYFDMVSNEKYTNVQKGFTSYFLTFGENRTRLELMNRPDVTEQPFNRGFHKGIAHLAISVGDKETVRLLTERLRTDRYEVVGEPRTTGDGYYESVVLDPEGNHIEITI; via the coding sequence ATGAATATTGAACATGTAGCCATCTGGGTCGATGACCTGGAGAGCATGCGGGAATTTTATGTGACCTATTTTGATATGGTAAGCAATGAAAAGTACACCAATGTACAAAAGGGATTTACCTCTTATTTCCTCACCTTTGGCGAAAACAGAACGCGTCTGGAACTTATGAACAGACCTGACGTTACAGAACAGCCTTTCAACAGAGGGTTTCATAAAGGTATTGCCCATCTGGCTATTTCGGTAGGCGATAAGGAAACCGTTCGTCTACTGACGGAAAGACTGCGCACGGACCGGTATGAAGTTGTGGGTGAACCAAGGACAACCGGCGATGGTTATTATGAAAGTGTGGTTCTTGATCCTGAAGGGAATCACATAGAAATAACTATATGA
- a CDS encoding DUF1016 N-terminal domain-containing protein gives MADKNKNTGPSEEQMLISNKKLFADVSHLIEQSRQKVAMQANSALTLLFWQVGKRIIDDVLQNQRAEYGKQVVPTLAAQLEKLYGRNFIEKNVQRMMQFAEFFPDMQIVVTVSRQLSWSHFLILIPLKSDETRRFYAQLA, from the coding sequence ATGGCTGATAAAAATAAAAATACAGGACCGTCTGAAGAGCAGATGTTGATTTCAAACAAAAAGCTGTTTGCTGATGTATCGCATCTTATAGAGCAAAGCCGCCAAAAGGTAGCTATGCAGGCCAACAGTGCGCTCACACTTTTATTCTGGCAGGTAGGTAAACGCATCATTGATGATGTCCTGCAAAACCAGCGGGCAGAATATGGAAAACAGGTTGTACCTACATTGGCTGCTCAGCTGGAAAAGCTCTACGGAAGAAATTTTATCGAGAAAAATGTACAGAGAATGATGCAGTTTGCGGAATTTTTCCCTGATATGCAAATTGTCGTGACAGTGTCACGACAATTGAGCTGGTCACATTTTTTAATTTTAATCCCTTTAAAATCTGATGAAACAAGACGATTCTATGCTCAATTAGCTTAG